The following are encoded together in the Glycine max cultivar Williams 82 chromosome 8, Glycine_max_v4.0, whole genome shotgun sequence genome:
- the LOC100789795 gene encoding putative ETHYLENE INSENSITIVE 3-like 4 protein gives MVEIHEEINPFDQEENEDIGEEEIDYDQLKKRMWKDRILLQKMKEKRPKEEPVQEAKQEASRRKKMSRAQDSVLKYMMKIMEVCNAQGFVYGIVPEKGKPVTGSSDSLREWWKEKVKFDQNAPSSIAEYLPLLETDELDPSSYIHLLNDLQDTTLSSLLSALMQHCIPPQRRFPLERGLAPPWWPTGAENWWGEQGLLAHEHGPPPYKKPHDLKKAWKVSLLAAVIKHMSPDLYKLRRSVTQSKTLQDKMTTRDTATWSKVMNQEETLLQLANKCLKISPSEEDDKNECESSTSSSTIIHEGSHLGGSIEKRKSDLVFDLDAVIDKLYACQYYQCPQSEMGMGFLDKNTRMNHESLCAYRTNEGQRVLLQDSLSNDTQNENNNLVGHLINDEFRDIAGKTSEEDYGGLWPNSLEDLDLQAALNQMDMDLNPNPEQDTPHGQDVTSIWDLAYKY, from the coding sequence ATGGTGGAGATTCACGAAGAAATCAACCCCTTTgatcaagaagaaaatgaagacatTGGAGAGGAAGAAATCGACTATGACCAGCTTAAGAAGCGGATGTGGAAGGATCGGATACTGCTGCAGAAGATGAAGGAGAAACGGCCCAAAGAAGAGCCAGTCCAAGAAGCAAAACAAGAAGCATCTAGGCGGAAGAAGATGTCAAGAGCGCAAGACTCGGTCCTCAAGTACATGATGAAGATTATGGAAGTTTGCAATGCTCAAGGTTTTGTGTATGGGATTGTCCCTGAGAAGGGAAAGCCAGTGACTGGTTCTTCTGACAGCTTGCGTGAGTGGTGGAAAGAAAAGGTAAAGTTTGATCAAAACGCACCAAGTTCCATTGCAGAATACTTGCCACTCCTTGAAACAGATGAGTTGGATCCAAGTTCCTACATACATCTCCTTAACGACTTGCAAGACACTACTTTGAGTTCACTACTTTCTGCTCTGATGCAACATTGCATACCTCCCCAAAGAAGATTCCCTCTTGAGAGAGGCTTGGCTCCACCTTGGTGGCCCACAGGGGCAGAGAATTGGTGGGGTGAACAAGGCCTTCTGGCCCATGAACATGGCCCACCTCCTTATAAGAAGCCCCATGACCTCAAAAAGGCTTGGAAAGTGTCTCTCTTGGCTGCAGTCATCAAACACATGTCTCCTGATTTGTATAAACTTAGAAGGTCGGTGACTCAGTCCAAGACTTTGCAAGATAAGATGACAACCAGGGACACGGCAACTTGGTCCAAGGTCATGAACCAGGAAGAAACTCTGCTGCAACTGGCCAACAAGTGCCTCAAAATATCTCCATCAGAGGAAGATGATAAAAATGAGTGTGAAAGCTCTACTAGTAGCAGTACTATCATCCATGAAGGGAGTCATTTAGGTGGCAGCATTGAGAAAAGGAAGAGTGATTTGGTGTTTGACTTAGATGCTGTTATTGATAAGCTATATGCTTGCCAATACTATCAGTGTCCACAAAGTGAAATGGGTATGGGATTTCTTGACAAAAACACAAGAATGAACCATGAGTCCCTCTGTGCTTACCGGACTAATGAAGGCCAACGCGTTCTCCTTCAGGATTCTCTATCCAATGACACACAAAATGAGAATAATAACCTTGTTGGCCATCTGATTAATGATGAGTTTAGAGACATTGCAGGAAAGACATCAGAAGAAGATTATGGAGGCTTATGGCCAAATTCCCTTGAAGATCTTGATTTGCAAGCTGCACTGAATCAGATGGACATGGACTTGAATCCAAATCCAGAGCAAGATACACCACATGGCCAAGACGTAACCTCAATTTGGGACTTAGCCTACAAATATTAA
- the LOC100790328 gene encoding type I inositol polyphosphate 5-phosphatase 5 produces the protein MSSFTGARSKANANSEMTKANEINLCPVNTSTITSTSPDTSAKNEKKKKSILPKIFGSKRNGRGSDEETLKTSSAEEGDGVTLDLENKIETRRKAFLEAAPIMRKSFSERESSPGIEGLNLSNFERPMITMETELQSFRIFVATWNVGGKSPSYDLNLQDFLLVEGSADIYVLGFQEIVPLSAGNVLVIEDNEPAAKWLALISQALNKPRNEYSDSSDSGTGSKTQSSSKESKSPASLNFFQKPSLKVISKNFRAEGSSLLKACNCPVESPSRERRRMRKFSDPMSKLDPELRGDDTVEELLSIAEIPSSASQSRYSLISTKQMVGIFLTIWTKKELVPHIGHLRADSVGRGIMGCLGNKGCISISMSLHQTSFCFVCSHLASGEKEGDELKRNSDVAEILKGTQFPRICKNPCRRAPEKIVDHDRIIWLGDLNYRVALSYEETRVLLEDNDWDTLLAKDQLNMERDAGRVFNGFKEGRVVFAPTYKYSHNSDSYAGETVKSKKKRRTPAWCDRILWRGNGIEQLSYIRGESRFSDHRPVCAVFSVDVEVRSRNNRFRKGYSYTSPRPEYEDFIPQRHSFYDY, from the exons ATGTCTTCGTTTACGGGTGCACGTTCCAAAGCAAATGCTAACTCTGAAATGACCAAAGCTAACGAGATTAACCTCTGCCCCGTCAACACAAGTACCATTACATCAACCTCGCCAGATACAAGTGccaagaatgagaagaaaaagaag TCTATCCTTCCAAAGATTTTCGGATCAAAGCGAAATGGGAGAGGTTCAGACGAAGAGACACTCAAAACATCAAGTGCAGAAGAAGGAGATGGAGTTACTCTGG ATTTGGAGAATAAGATTGAGACGAGAAGAAAAGCATTTTTGGAAGCGGCCCCCATCATGAGAAAAAGTTTCTCAG AAAGGGAGAGTAGTCCTGGGATCGAAGGCCTGAATTTGTCCAATTTTGAACGGCCTATGATCACTATGGAAACTGAACTTCAAAGTTTCAG GATCTTTGTTGCAACGTGGAATGTGGGAGGAAAGTCACCAAGTTATGACCTCAACCTCCAAGATTTCTTGCTAGTGGAGGGCTCCGCAGATATATATGTATTGGG TTTTCAGGAAATCGTTCCTCTGAGCGCTGGGAATGTTTTAGTAATTGAAGACAATGAACCTGCTGCAAAGTGGCTGGCATTGATAAGTCAAGCACTAAACAaaccaagaaatgaatataGTGATTCTTCTGACTCGGGAACTGGCTCCAAAACCCAGAGTAGTTCGAAGGAGTCAAAGTCCCCAGCAAGTTTGAATTTCTTTCAGAAGCCTTCTCTTAAAGTTATTAGTAAAAACTTCAGGGCAGAGGGTAGCAGCCTCCTTAAGGCTTGCAATTGTCCTGTGGAATCTCCATCTAGGGAGAGACGGAGGATGAGAAAATTTAGTGACCCTATGAGTAAGTTAGATCCTGAGCTTCGTGGTGATGACACTGTAGAAGAGTTGCTTTCAATTGCAGAAATACCCTCTTCTGCTAGCCAAAGTAGATACTCCCTTATATCAACTAAGCAGATGGTTGGGATTTTTCTCACCATTTGGACTAAGAAGGAGTTAGTTCCACACATTGGACATCTTAGAGCAGATTCTGTTGGGAGAGGAATCATGGGTTGCTTAGGTAACAAG GGGTGCATATCAATAAGCATGTCATTGCATCAAACAAGTTTTTGTTTCGTCTGTAGTCACTTGGCTTCTGGGGAGAAAGAAGGCGATGAGCTGAAAAGAAACTCTGATGTAGCTGAAATACTCAAAGGCACACAATTCCCTAGGATTTGCAAGAACCCTTGCCGTCGAGCGCCAGAAAAGATAGTTGACCATGA TCGAATAATATGGCTTGGAGATTTGAATTATCGGGTGGCTTTAAGTTATGAAGAAACAAGGGTTCTGTTGGAGGATAACGACTGGGACACTTTGTTAGCGAAAGATCAG TTAAACATGGAAAGAGACGCAGGAAGGGTTTTTAACGGTTTCAAAGAGGGGAGGGTTGTTTTTGCTCCCACTTACAAGTATTCACATAATTCAGACTCTTATGCTGGTGAGACTGTCAAGTCAAAGAAAAAACGCCGAACGCCAGCATG GTGTGATAGGATATTGTGGCGTGGCAATGGCATTGAACAATTATCATACATACGTGGAGAATCAAGATTTTCTGATCATAGACCTGTTTGTGCTGTCTTCTCTGTGGATGTGGAAGTAAGAAGCAGAAACAACAGGTTCAGGAAGGGCTATTCCTACACAAGCCCAAGACCTGAATACGAAGACTTTATACCTCAAAGGCATAGTTTCTATGATTATTAA
- the LOC100790852 gene encoding 2,3-bisphosphoglycerate-dependent phosphoglycerate mutase 1, protein MAATFKHHPTGLHGWGAPRSSRNLPSFFSMRFPCSTRHHHIRASVSHHSSTEAESALILIRHGESLWNEKNLFTGCCDVPLTNRGVEEAIEAGQRISYIPIDMIFTSALIRAQMTAMLAMTQHSQKKVPIIIHDESEQATTWTQVYSEKTTKQSIPVITAWQLNERMYGELQGLNKQETAERYGKEKVHEWRRSFDIPPPKGESLEMCFQRAVPYFKDFIEPQLKSGKHVMVAAHGNSLRSIIMYLDGLTSQEVTSLEISTGIPLLYIYKEGKFNSRGSPVGPTEAGVYAYTQSLAVYRQQLDDMSSCY, encoded by the exons ATGGCCGCTACTTTTAAACACCATCCTACGGGACTTCACGGTTGGGGCGCTCCGAGATCTTCTAGAAATCTCCCAAGCTTCTTCTCAATGCGTTTCCCCTGCAGCACTCGCCACCATCACATTCGTGCTTCCGTTTCTCACCACTCATCAA CCGAGGCTGAGAGTGCTTTGATATTGATTCGTCATGGGGAGTCTTTGTGGAATGAGAAGAACTTGTTCACGGGATGTTGCGATGTACCTTTGACCAATAGAGGTGTAGAGGAAGCTATTGAAGCTGGTCAGAGGATTAGCTATATACCCATTGATATGATCTTTACGTCCGCACTCATTCGTGCACAGATGACCGCTATGCTTGCAATGACTCAGCACTCCCAGAAGAAG GTTCCTATTATCATCCATGATGAGAGTGAACAGGCAACAACTTGGACTCAAGTTTACAGTGAAAAAACCACCAAGCAATCTATTCCAGTTATTACAGCATGGCAGTTGAATGAAAGAAT GTATGGGGAGTTACAGGGTCTTAATAAGCAGGAGACTGCAGAAAGATACGGAAAGGAGAAGGTGCATGAATGGCGTCGGAGTTTTGACATTCCTCCTCCCAAGGGTGAGAGCCTGGAAATGTGTTTTCAGAGAGCTGTTCCGTATTTTAAAGATTTT ATTGAACCCCAACTAAAATCAGGAAAGCACGTGATGGTTGCTGCTCATGGAAACTCATTGAGGTCTATTATAATGTATCTGGACGGATTAACTTCTCAAGAG GTCACTAGTTTAGAGATATCAACTGGGATACCATTGCTTTACATATACAAAGAGGGGAAGTTTAACAGTAGAGGAAGTCCTGTGGGGCCTACAGAAGCTGGTGTTTATGCATACACTCAG AGTTTAGCTGTTTACAGACAACAGTTGGATGACATGTCTAGTTGTTATTGA
- the MIPS4 gene encoding inositol-3-phosphate synthase: MFIESFKVESPNVKYTETEIQSVYNYETTELVHENNNGTYQWVVKPKTVKYEFKTNTHVPKLGVMLVGWGGNNGSTLTGGVIANREGISWATKDKIQQANYFGSLTQASAIRVGSFQGEEIYAPFKSLLPMVNPDDVVFGGWDISNLNLADAMARAKVFDIDLQKQLRPYMESMVPLPGIYDPDFIAANQGDRATNVIRGTKKEQVQQIIKDIKEFKESTKVDKVVVLWTANTERYSNVVVGLNDTMENLFASLDRNEAEISPSTLYAIACVMENVPFINGSPQNTFVPGLIDLAIKRNSLIGGDDFKSGQTKMKSVLVDFLVGAGIKPTSIVSYNHLGNNDGMNLSAPQTFRSKEISKSNVVDDMVNSNAILYEPGEHPDHVVVIKYVPYVGDSKRAMDEYSSEIFMGGKNTIVLHNTCEDSLLAAPIILDLVLLAELSTRIEFKAENEGKFHSFHPVATILSYLTKAPLVPPSTPVVNALSKQRAMLENILRACVGLAPENNMILEYK; encoded by the exons atgttcatcGAGAGTTTCAAGGTTGAGAGTCCTAACGTGAAGTACACAGAGACTGAGATTCAGTCCGTGTACAACTATGAAACCACTGAACTTGTTCACGAGAACAATAATGGCACTTATCAGTGGGTTGTCAAGCCCAAAACTGtcaaatatgaatttaaaaccaACACCCATGTCCCTAAACTAGG GGTAATGCTTGTGGGGTGGGGGGGAAACAATGGCTCAACCCTCACTGGTGGTGTTATTGCTAACCGaga GGGTATTTCATGGGCAACAAAGGACAAGATTCAACAAGCCAATTACTTTGGGTCGCTGACCCAGGCATCAGCTATCAGAGTGGGGTCTTTCCAAGGGGAAGAAATATATGCTCCATTCAAGAGCCTGCTTCCAATG GTGAACCCTGATGATGTTGTGTTTGGGGGATGGGATATCAGTAACTTGAACCTGGCTGATGCCATGGCCAGGGCCAAGGTGTTTGATATCGACCTGCAGAAACAGTTGAGGCCGTACATGGAATCCATGGTTCCACTCCCCGGAATCTATGACCCGGATTTCATTGCTGCCAACCAAGGAGACCGTGCCACTAACGTAATCAGGggcacaaagaaagaacaagttCAACAAATCATCAAAGACATTAA ggAGTTCAAAGAAAGCACTAAGGTTGACAAGGTGGTTGTCCTGTGGACAGCCAACACAGAGAGGTACAGCAACGTAGTTGTGGGACTAAACGACACCATGGAAAACCTCTTTGCTTCCTTGGACAGGAATGAGGCTGAGATTTCCCCTTCCACCTTGTATGCCATTGCTTGTGTTATGGAAAATGTTCCTTTCATCAATGGAAGCCCTCAGAACACCTTTGTCCCAG GACTCATTGATCTGGCCATCAAAAGGAATAGTTTGATTGGAGGAGATGACTTTAAGAGTGGTCAGACCAAAATGAAATCGGTGTTGGTGGATTTCCTAGTAGGGGCCGGCATCAAG CCAACATCTATAGTGAGTTACAACCATTTGGGAAACAATGATGGCATGAATCTCTCAGCCCCTCAAACCTTCCGCTCGAAGGAAATTTCCAAGAGCAATGTTGTTGACGATATGGTCAACAGCAACGCCATCCTCTATGAGCCTGGTGAACATCCGGACCATGTGGTTGTCATTaag TATGTACCTTACGTTGGGGACAGCAAGAGGGCCATGGATGAGTACTCTTCTGAGATATTCATGGGCGGAAAGAACACAATTGTGTTGCACAACACTTGTGAGGATTCACTGTTAGCTGCTCCTATTATCTTGGACTTGGTCCTTCTTGCTGAGCTTAGCACTCGAATCGAGTTTAAAGCTGAAAATGAG GGAAAGTTCCACTCATTCCACCCAGTTGCGACCATCCTCAGTTACCTGACCAAGGCCCCTCTG GTTCCACCGAGTACGCCAGTGGTTAATGCACTGTCAAAGCAGCGAGCTATGCTGGAAAACATCCTAAGGGCTTGTGTTGGATTAGCTCCTGAGAACAACATGATCCTGGAGTACAAGTGA
- the LOC100820444 gene encoding probable glucan 1,3-beta-glucosidase A: MSNQLFYANLVLAFYLSCHYALAQTENFPLPLKAVNLGNWFVIEGWMKPSLFDGITNKDLLDGTQVQFMSTKLQKYLCAEHGGGSVVVANRTKALGWETFRLWRVNESTFNFRVSSKQFIRLTNQNGGSNLVADSDSPSDMETFEILRSDDDPNMVRIRAPNGQFLQAISENVVLANYEGSSWDDSDPSVFKMNVLSGSIIRGEYQITNGYGPDKASKIMRDHWNTYITEDDFKFMSENGLNAVRIPVGWWTTLDPTPPKPFVGGSLEVLDNAFTWAEKYGIKVIVDLHAAPGSQNGRPHSASRDGYLEWDDSYISDTVAAIDFLAERYANSSGLVAIELMNEPQGVNLESLKSYYQAGYDAVRKHTSSAYVIMSNPLDRDSKVLLSFAGAFSGVVIDVHYYNLFSDRFSNMNVQQNIDFIKKQRVSDLSSLTTSNGPLIFVGEWSSDWKVQSASKIDQQKFTQVQVDVYSRAKFGWAYWAYKCDSNFWSIKWMIENNYIKL, translated from the exons ATGAGCAACCAATTATTCTACGCAAACCTTGTGCTCGCCTTTTACCTCTCATGTCACTATGCTCTTGCTCAGACTGAAAATTTCCCTTTGCCACTCAAAGCTGTGAATCTTGGAAATTGGTTCGTTATTGAAGGGTGGATGAAACcttctctctttgatggaaTAACCAACAAAGATCTTTTG GATGGAACTCAAGTGCAATTCATGTCTACAAAGTTACAAAAGTATCTCTGTGCAGAACATGGAGGAGGAAGTGTTGTTGTTGCCAACCGCACCAAAGCTTTGGGTTGGGAAACTTTCAGG TTGTGGAGGGTCAATGAATCCACCTTCAATTTTAGAGTTTCTAGTAAGCAGTTTATAAGATTGACAAATCAAAATGGAGGAAGCAATTTAGTGGCTGATTCAGATTCACCTAGCGACATGGAAACATTCGAGATTCTGAGGAGTGATGATGACCCTAACATGGTTCGCATTAGAGCACCAAATGGCCAGTTTTTACAG GCCATATCTGAGAATGTGGTGCTTGCAAATTATGAAGGATCTAGTTGGGATGATAGTGACCCTTCAGTCTTCaaaatgaatgttttgagtggaaGCATTATAAGAGGTGAATACCAAATTACAAATGGATATGGCCCAGATAAAGCTTCCAAAATCATGAGG GATCACTGGAACACGTATATCACTGAAGATGATTTCAAGTTCATGTCAGAAAATGGCTTAAATGCTGTGAGAATTCCCGTGGGATGGTGGACAACCCTAGACCCAACACCACCAAAGCCATTTGTTGGGGGATCCTTGGAAGTGTTGGATAATGCCTTCACATGGGCAGA AAAGTATGGAATCAAGGTAATTGTGGACCTGCATGCTGCTCCAGGCTCACAAAATGGAAGACCTCACAGTGCCTCAAGAGATGGATATCTAGAATGGGATGATTCATACATATCTGACACTGTGGCAGCCATAGACTTTCTAGCTGAAAG ATATGCTAACAGTTCAGGTCTAGTTGCAATAGAGCTAATGAATGAGCCTCAGGGAGTTAATTTGGAAAGCCTTAAAAGCTATTATCAAGCAGGTTATGATGCTGTGAGGAAACACACTTCTAGTGCCTATGTGATAATGTCTAACCCTCTTGATAGAGATTCAAAAGTGCTTTTGTCCTTTGCTGGAGCTTTCAGCGGAGTGGTCATTGATGTGCACTACTACAATCTCTTTTCGGATAGGTTCTCCAACATGAATGTGCAGCAGAACATCGATTTTATTAAAAAGCAAAGAGTCTCAGATCTTAGCTCTCTCACCACATCTAATGGACCCCTCATTTTTGTTG GGGAATGGAGTAGTGATTGGAAAGTTCAGAGTGCATCAAAGATTGACCAACAAAAATTTACGCAAGTCCAAGTGGATGTATACTCTCGTGCCAAATTTGGATGGGCTTATTGGGCCTACAAATGTGACTCTAACTTCTGGAGCATCAAGTGGATGAttgaaaacaattatattaagctttaa